The following coding sequences lie in one Candidatus Goldiibacteriota bacterium genomic window:
- a CDS encoding chemotaxis protein CheW, whose amino-acid sequence MEAKMQNAVEVQAKAGKYLTFRLAKEEYGVEILKVREIIGLMPITRVPKTPEFVRGVINLRGGVIPVVELRSKFGMESEADTNETCVIVVEIMKQKEPVQIGILVDSVSEVMDIAGADIEATPSFGVELDTNYILGMAKTRGTVRILLNIDRVLTNEELESVGNTPG is encoded by the coding sequence ATGGAGGCGAAAATGCAGAATGCTGTGGAAGTACAGGCTAAAGCGGGGAAGTATCTTACGTTCAGGCTGGCAAAAGAGGAATATGGCGTGGAAATTTTAAAGGTGCGCGAGATTATAGGTTTAATGCCTATAACACGCGTTCCAAAGACGCCGGAATTTGTGCGCGGAGTGATAAATTTAAGGGGCGGTGTAATTCCTGTTGTTGAACTGCGCAGCAAATTCGGGATGGAATCTGAAGCCGACACAAATGAAACATGCGTAATAGTGGTGGAAATAATGAAACAAAAGGAACCGGTACAGATTGGCATACTGGTTGATTCGGTTTCAGAGGTAATGGACATTGCCGGCGCTGACATTGAAGCAACACCTTCTTTTGGCGTGGAACTGGATACAAATTACATACTTGGAATGGCAAAGACAAGAGGGACTGTAAGGATACTTCTTAATATTGACAGAGTGCTGACAAACGAAGAACTTGAAAGCGTGGGCAATACGCCCGGATAG